From Sulfurovum zhangzhouensis, the proteins below share one genomic window:
- a CDS encoding DUF819 domain-containing protein produces the protein MIENGWEYIVLLVMVASSIVLIEKKTQAKLFEYLPSIVILYFTVMLLSTLGVWQRTPEITATYKTLKANLLPAMIFLLLLSADIRHIARLGKKMILTFLLASISISIGFIAMFALLHTYFEPDSWRAFAALSGSWMGGTGNMVAIQGALDIPDSKMGYALLIDSIDYAIWVMILLALVPFANRFNHWSKSDTSVIDKVGEKLSLNQQEQKSSPLSLFTLLSAAGLISVTSQWLAALLPATDFLTDTTWVVIIATMAGIGLAMTPLAKMSGSMKLGNMMLYLLVALIASRADFAELTEAPLYIMAGFIIIAVHALVMVLFAKLFRLDLFSIGVASLANIGGVASAPILASAYSKALIPIGILMAMMGYILGTFGGLMVGKVLEIIGG, from the coding sequence GTGATAGAGAATGGTTGGGAGTATATCGTACTGCTGGTAATGGTCGCATCATCTATCGTTTTGATAGAGAAAAAGACACAAGCGAAGCTTTTTGAGTATCTTCCCTCTATCGTGATCCTCTACTTTACGGTGATGCTACTCTCTACACTAGGAGTCTGGCAAAGAACCCCTGAGATCACCGCTACCTATAAAACACTCAAAGCCAATCTGCTTCCTGCCATGATCTTTCTGCTGCTTCTTTCTGCAGATATACGTCATATCGCCAGACTTGGCAAAAAGATGATACTCACCTTTCTTCTTGCATCTATCAGCATCTCTATAGGATTCATCGCGATGTTCGCACTTTTGCATACCTACTTCGAACCTGATTCATGGAGAGCATTTGCAGCGCTTAGCGGATCATGGATGGGTGGCACGGGCAATATGGTGGCGATCCAGGGGGCACTGGATATCCCTGACAGCAAAATGGGATATGCCCTGCTGATCGACTCAATAGACTATGCGATATGGGTGATGATACTGCTTGCCCTCGTACCCTTTGCAAACAGGTTTAACCACTGGAGCAAGTCTGATACGTCGGTGATCGATAAAGTAGGAGAGAAACTCTCACTCAATCAACAAGAACAAAAAAGTTCTCCCCTCTCACTCTTTACCCTACTCAGTGCTGCAGGGCTTATCTCTGTGACGTCACAGTGGTTGGCTGCCCTCCTTCCGGCAACGGATTTTCTGACCGATACGACCTGGGTTGTGATCATTGCAACAATGGCTGGAATTGGACTGGCGATGACACCGCTAGCAAAAATGTCAGGTTCGATGAAACTTGGCAATATGATGCTCTATTTACTTGTAGCACTGATCGCAAGCCGTGCAGACTTTGCCGAACTTACCGAAGCTCCGCTCTATATCATGGCAGGCTTTATCATCATAGCAGTCCATGCTCTTGTCATGGTACTCTTTGCCAAACTTTTCAGACTTGACCTTTTCAGCATCGGCGTAGCATCCCTTGCCAACATCGGCGGAGTAGCCTCAGCACCCATACTCGCCTCAGCCTACTCCAAAGCCCTGATCCCTATCGGTATCCTGATGGCGATGATGGGATATATCCTGGGCACGTTTGGCGGTTTGATGGTGGGTAAGGTGTTGGAGATTATTGGCGGATGA
- a CDS encoding DUF2238 domain-containing protein, with the protein MSKSHKIVYSIYVVVWIVMAINPKYRADWLLENVLVFIFFPFIVLMDIKHHYSLTSIVLLLIFASLHSLGSHYTYAEMEHFDAITHFFGFERNHYDRVVHFLFGLLVFRILFEMITYGISSLKTALIFTLTTVITISTIYEMIEWIAAVTFHPELGLAFLGTQGDIWDAQKDTLVAIMGALINFFFYKHYAKVFQMRQTSDK; encoded by the coding sequence GTGTCGAAATCTCATAAGATTGTCTATAGTATTTATGTTGTTGTATGGATCGTTATGGCCATCAATCCCAAGTATCGTGCAGACTGGTTGCTTGAAAATGTTTTAGTTTTTATCTTTTTCCCTTTTATTGTCTTGATGGATATCAAACACCATTATTCGCTTACCAGTATTGTATTGCTTCTTATCTTCGCTTCTTTGCATTCTCTGGGATCACACTATACTTATGCGGAGATGGAGCACTTTGATGCCATCACACACTTCTTTGGATTTGAACGCAACCATTACGACAGAGTCGTACATTTTTTGTTTGGTCTACTTGTTTTCAGGATACTCTTTGAAATGATCACGTATGGCATCAGTTCACTCAAAACAGCGCTTATCTTTACACTTACCACTGTTATCACTATCTCTACAATTTATGAGATGATTGAATGGATCGCGGCAGTGACCTTTCACCCTGAACTTGGCCTGGCATTTTTGGGTACGCAGGGTGATATATGGGATGCACAAAAAGATACACTTGTTGCTATTATGGGGGCACTGATTAACTTTTTTTTCTACAAACATTATGCTAAAGTATTTCAGATGCGTCAAACTAGTGACAAATAG
- a CDS encoding NGG1p interacting factor NIF3, whose translation MYKLNFYVPVKEKEAVKYALFNIGVGKFENYEHCSFEALGMGQFKPINNADPYIGTIGEVERVEEYKVEMICQDDLITLAIQTLKKAHPYEEVAYEVFKMEDF comes from the coding sequence GTGTATAAACTGAATTTTTATGTACCCGTAAAAGAAAAAGAAGCAGTAAAATATGCACTCTTTAATATCGGTGTAGGAAAATTTGAGAACTATGAACACTGCAGTTTTGAAGCTTTAGGAATGGGACAATTCAAGCCAATAAACAATGCGGATCCTTACATCGGAACGATCGGAGAAGTTGAGAGAGTTGAAGAGTATAAAGTAGAGATGATATGCCAAGATGATCTGATCACTCTTGCGATTCAAACACTCAAAAAGGCTCATCCTTATGAAGAGGTGGCCTATGAAGTATTCAAAATGGAAGATTTTTAA
- a CDS encoding NlpC/P60 family N-terminal domain-containing protein has translation MRKLILLSLFVITVIHAEYTLKEGHREKSRIDNMPKNVVADMKRIPQDPGYYAKQIKPFSKHEQKELDKLFNEKYFMPWELTKIDIPEEDFGWEVRFITKKPIYKENGKTIPPSVYNKWIDNANMREIDTKRYKAITIRHTNVKALPTASAFYRDPSKTGEGFPFDYNQNSSYHINVPLYVSHFSRDKRWAFVRGSYAFGWVKVEDIALVGNDFIRAFKNDNYAMTIKDNLRIFKDNNPYSLIKVGALFPISKDQTSYLIASRDHKGHAHIENLRAENPEFIAKKPLAFTPENVTKLAKEFYNEPYGWGGSYECRDCSATTRDFLGVFGIFLRRNSGKQAEDGHRISIQGLEKPFKKRKIIKEAEPFRSLLYVPGHIVLYLGQYKGEPVVMHTYWGIRKKDTTKLITGRTIITSLEPGKERTDVREESKLINTLQNIVTF, from the coding sequence ATGAGAAAATTGATACTGCTTAGCCTATTTGTTATCACTGTCATTCATGCTGAGTATACGCTCAAAGAGGGTCATCGTGAAAAATCACGTATAGACAATATGCCCAAAAATGTCGTAGCTGATATGAAACGTATCCCACAAGACCCCGGATACTATGCAAAACAAATCAAACCATTCAGCAAACATGAGCAAAAGGAGCTGGATAAACTTTTCAATGAAAAATATTTCATGCCGTGGGAGCTAACCAAGATCGATATTCCCGAAGAGGATTTTGGATGGGAAGTACGTTTTATCACAAAAAAACCCATCTATAAAGAAAATGGGAAAACCATTCCACCATCTGTATATAACAAATGGATCGACAATGCTAATATGAGAGAAATTGATACCAAAAGGTATAAGGCGATTACGATCAGGCATACCAATGTAAAAGCACTACCGACAGCATCAGCTTTCTACCGTGATCCAAGCAAAACCGGAGAAGGCTTCCCTTTTGACTATAACCAAAACTCATCCTATCATATCAATGTACCTCTCTATGTCTCACATTTCTCCAGAGATAAGCGATGGGCATTCGTTCGTGGTTCATATGCATTTGGATGGGTCAAAGTAGAAGATATTGCACTGGTTGGAAATGATTTTATACGGGCATTTAAAAACGACAACTATGCGATGACTATCAAAGATAATCTACGTATCTTCAAAGATAACAATCCTTACTCTCTGATAAAAGTGGGGGCTCTCTTCCCGATCTCAAAAGATCAAACAAGCTACCTGATCGCTTCGCGTGATCATAAAGGCCATGCCCATATAGAAAATCTCAGAGCAGAGAACCCGGAATTCATTGCCAAAAAACCACTGGCATTCACCCCTGAAAATGTTACGAAACTTGCTAAGGAGTTTTACAATGAACCTTATGGATGGGGCGGAAGCTACGAGTGTAGAGACTGTTCTGCAACGACACGTGATTTCTTAGGTGTCTTTGGTATTTTCCTCCGCAGAAATTCGGGAAAACAGGCAGAAGACGGGCATAGAATCTCTATTCAAGGACTCGAAAAGCCTTTCAAAAAACGCAAGATCATCAAAGAGGCAGAACCCTTCCGTTCTTTGCTCTATGTACCGGGTCATATCGTACTTTATTTGGGACAATACAAGGGAGAACCTGTAGTGATGCATACCTATTGGGGTATCCGTAAAAAAGATACCACTAAACTCATCACCGGACGTACCATCATTACATCTTTGGAACCGGGTAAAGAGCGTACCGATGTACGTGAAGAAAGCAAATTGATCAATACCTTACAGAATATTGTAACGTTTTAA
- a CDS encoding GYD domain-containing protein, with translation MTTFIMFGKYTPGAMEKISAKRTDIANDIISDCGGELKAAYALLGETDIIALVEFPNIEMALKASVELSRQLGITFTTTPAVSMDEFDKLIPGK, from the coding sequence ATGACTACATTCATTATGTTTGGCAAATATACGCCTGGGGCTATGGAGAAGATAAGCGCTAAGAGAACCGATATCGCCAACGATATTATCAGTGATTGCGGGGGTGAGCTTAAAGCCGCATATGCACTTCTTGGGGAGACAGATATCATCGCACTTGTTGAGTTTCCGAATATTGAGATGGCACTAAAGGCCTCTGTCGAGCTAAGTAGACAGCTTGGTATCACTTTCACGACTACACCAGCGGTGAGCATGGATGAATTTGACAAGTTGATCCCTGGAAAGTAA
- a CDS encoding Hsp20/alpha crystallin family protein: protein MFKNKITFLLVPILSAITLQANDPVLDDPFGDDLFKEMYEMQKEMDKVFERMNQRMQMRSQQLSQPNMQYHMPSLTPTNESIFIDSGTQYLYNTGIEANKDNEINLSVRDRVLTFRAKVTHTSNTQQQGIQSRQSFTSVMQRSQRLPDDADEQSIKMEEDNGMIVVTVQKQKNSHIQIPTPKPMEEKRATDPNKPTLMPSHKPEDNNKTYHKVPHSVTEA, encoded by the coding sequence ATGTTCAAAAATAAAATTACGTTCTTGCTTGTACCGATCTTAAGTGCAATTACCTTGCAAGCAAATGACCCCGTTCTTGATGATCCGTTCGGTGATGATCTCTTTAAAGAGATGTACGAAATGCAAAAAGAGATGGATAAAGTGTTTGAGCGTATGAACCAACGGATGCAGATGCGTTCACAACAGCTTAGCCAGCCAAATATGCAATATCATATGCCATCACTGACACCTACGAACGAGAGTATATTCATAGATAGCGGAACTCAATATCTATATAACACCGGCATAGAAGCCAACAAAGATAATGAGATAAATCTTTCTGTCCGGGATAGAGTACTCACCTTTAGGGCTAAAGTAACACATACTTCTAACACACAACAACAGGGAATACAGTCACGGCAAAGTTTTACCTCAGTGATGCAGCGTTCACAGAGACTTCCTGATGATGCTGATGAACAAAGTATTAAAATGGAAGAAGACAACGGTATGATCGTAGTAACGGTCCAGAAGCAAAAAAACTCTCATATACAAATACCTACACCTAAACCTATGGAAGAAAAGAGGGCAACTGACCCGAATAAACCTACTTTGATGCCTTCACATAAGCCAGAGGACAACAATAAAACCTATCATAAAGTACCCCATTCAGTGACTGAGGCCTAA
- a CDS encoding dipeptide epimerase, translating into MKIVDIKTTLLRAPLKTPFITSLRRVDALEDLVVIITCDDGTVGYGEGAPTPVITGETIDTMKAAISYLKPFIIGKEISELDIILKNIHSKLLHNTTAKSALEIALFDLKAKAENIPLYRLLGGTKTTFKTDITISMDQTEKMIADALHAVSIGYDTLKIKIGDDPIKDSERIIAIYDALPKEITLRLDANQGWEADEAITLLQKVESHGIIAEFIEQPVKADNIEGLKQIKDAVKTPVLADESVFSLNDAKRLLELDAVDYINIKLDKCGGISKALELADLCERYGVKCMLGCMLEGPIAIAGAMHVASARSETITMIDLDGVALLANNPTSGSVIFDESNLMLSLDSGLGIDSIK; encoded by the coding sequence ATGAAAATCGTTGATATCAAAACCACCCTTCTCCGTGCTCCGCTTAAGACTCCATTTATTACTTCATTACGCCGTGTTGATGCGCTTGAAGATCTTGTCGTCATCATAACATGTGATGACGGTACCGTAGGCTATGGCGAAGGTGCACCAACACCTGTTATCACTGGAGAGACAATCGATACGATGAAGGCTGCCATTAGCTATCTCAAACCGTTTATCATTGGGAAAGAGATATCTGAGCTTGATATTATATTAAAAAATATACACTCTAAACTTTTACATAATACTACTGCAAAATCTGCCCTGGAGATCGCACTCTTTGACCTGAAAGCGAAAGCAGAGAATATACCGTTATATAGACTGCTTGGAGGTACAAAGACTACATTTAAAACAGATATTACTATCAGCATGGACCAAACTGAAAAGATGATCGCTGATGCATTACATGCGGTAAGTATCGGCTATGATACACTTAAGATCAAGATTGGAGATGACCCTATCAAAGACAGTGAACGCATCATCGCTATCTATGATGCTTTACCTAAAGAGATCACATTAAGACTTGATGCTAACCAGGGATGGGAAGCCGATGAAGCGATCACACTGCTTCAGAAAGTCGAATCACATGGAATCATCGCAGAGTTTATAGAACAGCCGGTCAAAGCAGATAATATAGAGGGGCTTAAACAGATCAAAGATGCAGTCAAAACTCCTGTTCTTGCCGATGAGTCTGTCTTCTCGCTAAATGATGCAAAAAGGCTGCTGGAACTTGATGCCGTGGACTATATCAATATCAAACTGGATAAGTGCGGAGGGATATCCAAAGCCCTCGAACTTGCTGATCTTTGTGAAAGATATGGAGTAAAGTGTATGCTTGGATGTATGCTTGAAGGACCTATCGCCATTGCCGGAGCAATGCATGTTGCCTCTGCGAGGTCAGAGACTATCACAATGATAGATCTTGATGGTGTAGCACTCCTAGCAAACAACCCTACAAGCGGCAGTGTGATATTTGATGAAAGTAACCTTATGCTTTCACTGGATAGTGGTCTGGGTATTGACTCTATAAAGTAA
- a CDS encoding O-acetyl-ADP-ribose deacetylase yields the protein MHNHIKIKTGDITKEQVCAIVNAANSSLLGGGGVDGAIHRAGGRTIFEACKEIRATQYPDGLPTGKAVATTAGVMDASYVIHTVGPIFGSCGSECKTLLASCYSNSLKTALELGCKDIAFPAISTGIYGYPKEAAARIAYQSVKEFLDEGHDITVYFVFHNDLDKSIFEESIQGL from the coding sequence ATGCATAATCATATCAAGATAAAAACTGGCGATATCACAAAAGAACAAGTCTGTGCAATCGTCAATGCTGCAAACAGTTCACTATTAGGTGGAGGAGGTGTCGATGGTGCGATACACAGAGCAGGGGGACGTACGATATTTGAAGCATGTAAAGAGATCAGAGCAACTCAATATCCAGACGGTCTACCGACAGGTAAGGCTGTTGCTACTACGGCTGGAGTAATGGATGCATCTTATGTGATCCATACGGTTGGACCGATTTTCGGAAGCTGTGGAAGTGAGTGTAAAACGCTGTTGGCATCATGTTATAGCAATTCACTCAAAACCGCTTTAGAGCTAGGATGTAAGGATATCGCATTTCCAGCGATCTCAACAGGAATATACGGGTATCCTAAAGAAGCTGCTGCACGAATTGCTTATCAAAGTGTAAAAGAGTTTTTGGATGAAGGGCATGATATCACTGTTTATTTTGTCTTTCATAATGATCTGGATAAGAGTATATTTGAAGAGAGTATCCAGGGACTTTAG
- a CDS encoding rhodanese-like domain-containing protein produces the protein MDKNVKLEHYYARCDMSQIKGHLKEFLEKAKKEIPQITADEIDLEEMVLIDVREADEFASGVIPAKTIFTIPRGKLEFAIDDKLVDLSDRQIVCYCLKGARGILGAKTLKDLGFNNVSNLEGGIESWVQSGKMIKNYIGYFKMESN, from the coding sequence ATGGATAAAAACGTCAAGCTGGAGCACTATTACGCGCGATGTGATATGAGCCAGATAAAGGGGCATCTCAAAGAGTTTCTGGAAAAAGCTAAAAAAGAGATCCCTCAAATCACCGCAGATGAGATCGACTTGGAAGAGATGGTACTCATCGATGTGCGTGAAGCAGATGAATTTGCCTCAGGAGTTATCCCTGCCAAGACCATATTTACTATCCCACGTGGAAAACTTGAATTTGCCATCGATGATAAACTTGTTGATCTGAGTGACCGCCAAATAGTCTGTTATTGTCTTAAGGGTGCCAGGGGAATACTCGGAGCCAAAACCCTAAAAGACCTTGGATTTAACAATGTTTCAAACCTTGAAGGGGGTATTGAAAGTTGGGTACAATCAGGAAAAATGATCAAGAACTATATTGGCTACTTCAAAATGGAGAGTAACTGA
- a CDS encoding NYN domain-containing protein: MASKNKDSHIALFIDSDNISHRALDGIINELSKYGVVNIRQAYGNWTKDNLKNWEAKLLELAIKPIQQFDYSKNKNATDILMTIDAMDLLHTKQIDAFAFATSDSDFTPVVMRVQAEGIKVYGFGEKKTPKPFMAACSQFIFTENLMSDAFSKSPTLEEKIQQPKRKTGDEMRKDSWLVNLLQNAVEQTMEDDGWANLADIGQYINNNSSFSPINYGYKKLSQLIDQIDLFDIYVDENSKQMSIRDKRYSS; encoded by the coding sequence GTGGCAAGTAAAAACAAAGACTCACATATCGCCCTATTTATTGACAGCGATAACATTTCACACCGTGCATTGGATGGTATCATCAACGAACTCAGTAAATATGGAGTGGTAAATATCCGCCAAGCTTACGGGAACTGGACAAAAGACAACCTAAAGAACTGGGAAGCTAAACTTCTGGAACTTGCGATCAAACCGATCCAGCAGTTTGACTACTCTAAAAATAAAAATGCTACAGATATCCTTATGACCATTGATGCAATGGATCTCTTGCACACCAAACAGATCGATGCATTTGCATTTGCGACGAGTGACTCTGATTTTACACCTGTGGTGATGCGTGTACAAGCAGAAGGGATCAAAGTCTACGGATTTGGTGAGAAGAAAACTCCTAAACCGTTTATGGCGGCTTGTTCTCAGTTCATCTTTACAGAAAACCTGATGAGTGATGCATTTAGTAAAAGCCCTACACTGGAAGAAAAGATACAGCAACCTAAACGTAAAACCGGAGATGAGATGCGTAAGGATAGCTGGTTGGTCAATCTGCTTCAAAATGCCGTAGAACAGACAATGGAGGATGATGGATGGGCAAACTTAGCTGACATCGGACAGTATATCAACAACAACTCCTCTTTCTCTCCGATAAATTACGGGTATAAAAAGCTGAGTCAACTGATCGACCAGATAGATCTATTTGATATTTATGTAGATGAGAACAGCAAACAAATGAGTATCAGGGATAAACGCTACAGCTCCTAA
- a CDS encoding DUF2905 domain-containing protein → MAEFGRVLMIIGLIVIIIGFLLTVSNKLPFNFGRLPGDIMIKKEGFTFYFPITTTIIISVVLSLLFYLFGKFLK, encoded by the coding sequence GTGGCAGAGTTCGGAAGAGTATTAATGATCATTGGTCTGATTGTTATCATCATCGGTTTTTTACTCACTGTCAGCAACAAACTTCCATTTAATTTTGGCAGACTGCCCGGTGATATCATGATCAAAAAAGAGGGATTTACTTTTTATTTTCCCATCACTACTACGATAATCATTAGTGTTGTGCTTTCTCTTCTTTTTTATCTATTTGGTAAGTTTCTAAAGTAA
- a CDS encoding thioredoxin family protein, translating to MKKLMLWIGGVLSLFASEGAELFDTHCASCHSYYIPMSKVIENAEQNNTILHLKAPTLNQLSFGVRLNVGDRKADEESQRMEVEEFIATYIASPEREKSVIPQELTHFYQDMPSMQDLLDEDQIEALSTYIFDYGEDMIQKHSAKIHTYEEAVKLAKEQNKIIMIRGVLPFCKWCIKMDREVMVEPEVRDALDKGFVVVKTNVVTEKLPLGMKSLGTPSFYFINSDGVTIIDQLNGYGNKKEFLELLKGIQSKAK from the coding sequence ATGAAAAAACTAATGCTATGGATTGGAGGTGTTCTGTCACTCTTTGCCTCAGAGGGAGCAGAACTGTTTGATACACATTGTGCTTCGTGTCACAGTTACTATATACCGATGAGTAAGGTGATTGAAAATGCAGAACAGAACAATACTATACTGCACCTAAAAGCTCCTACACTGAATCAACTTTCATTTGGCGTAAGGTTGAATGTCGGTGATAGAAAAGCTGATGAAGAGTCTCAGCGAATGGAAGTGGAAGAGTTCATCGCAACCTATATCGCTTCACCAGAAAGAGAAAAAAGTGTAATTCCCCAAGAACTGACACATTTTTATCAGGACATGCCATCTATGCAAGATCTGCTTGATGAAGATCAGATAGAGGCACTTAGTACCTATATTTTTGATTATGGGGAAGACATGATACAAAAACACAGTGCAAAAATTCATACTTATGAAGAGGCAGTGAAACTAGCAAAAGAACAAAACAAGATCATCATGATAAGGGGTGTATTGCCTTTTTGTAAATGGTGTATCAAAATGGATAGAGAAGTAATGGTGGAACCAGAAGTACGTGACGCATTGGATAAGGGATTTGTTGTGGTAAAAACTAATGTAGTAACAGAAAAACTGCCATTAGGAATGAAGTCTCTGGGGACACCGTCATTCTATTTCATCAACAGTGATGGTGTAACGATCATTGATCAGCTGAACGGGTATGGTAATAAAAAGGAGTTCTTGGAGCTTCTTAAAGGTATACAGAGCAAAGCCAAATGA
- a CDS encoding CDP-alcohol phosphatidyltransferase family protein, producing the protein MMQWNIPNLLSLFRIIAAPFLLLSGWLGMPILFYIILGFMLLSDALDGFIARILNQTSALGARLDTYGDILTYISTLGAVWWLWPDLIQNELYYIISAAVLYTIPALISFMKFGELASYHTWITKISAVMMALGVVLLLLLKEPLLFHWAVYFLVLETLENITITLLIKEQQSNIHSIWHALKTKD; encoded by the coding sequence ATGATGCAGTGGAATATACCCAACCTGTTAAGCCTGTTTCGTATCATTGCAGCACCTTTTTTGCTGCTTAGCGGTTGGCTTGGAATGCCGATACTCTTTTATATTATTTTGGGCTTTATGCTACTCTCTGATGCTTTAGACGGTTTTATAGCACGAATACTCAATCAAACCAGTGCCCTCGGTGCACGTTTGGATACCTATGGCGACATCTTAACCTATATCTCTACCCTCGGGGCAGTTTGGTGGCTCTGGCCTGATCTTATTCAAAATGAACTTTACTACATTATCTCCGCAGCCGTTCTCTATACGATACCTGCCCTTATCTCCTTCATGAAGTTTGGAGAACTTGCCTCTTATCATACTTGGATCACCAAGATCTCTGCAGTGATGATGGCTCTTGGTGTAGTATTACTGTTGCTCTTGAAAGAACCGTTGTTATTTCACTGGGCCGTCTATTTTTTGGTTCTTGAAACGCTAGAGAATATTACTATCACATTGTTGATCAAAGAACAGCAAAGTAATATTCACTCTATTTGGCATGCACTAAAGACCAAGGATTAA
- the rsmD gene encoding 16S rRNA (guanine(966)-N(2))-methyltransferase RsmD → MKKERIKVFTTTINAGKHKGKKLEIPAIDTTRSSKSILKESLFNTLQFDVIDKNFVEVFGGSGSVGLEALSRGASDAYFSEYNKTAFRILENNARNIDPAHTHLFFGDSFEKFEIIYDMVKRSGIKTYFYFDPPFSTRDGMDEVYDKTVALIETIEPDVCEMVIVEHMSNLEMPEQIGALTQTKRKKFGRSTLTYYQPSL, encoded by the coding sequence ATGAAAAAAGAACGTATAAAAGTATTTACAACTACGATCAATGCAGGGAAACACAAGGGTAAAAAACTGGAGATCCCTGCAATTGACACAACAAGAAGCTCAAAAAGTATTCTCAAAGAATCTCTCTTTAATACCTTGCAGTTTGATGTCATCGATAAAAACTTTGTCGAGGTATTCGGTGGATCAGGTTCTGTAGGACTTGAGGCTCTAAGCCGCGGAGCCAGTGATGCTTACTTTAGTGAGTACAACAAAACTGCTTTTCGTATACTTGAGAATAATGCAAGAAATATCGATCCGGCACATACACATCTCTTCTTTGGAGACAGCTTTGAGAAATTTGAAATCATTTACGATATGGTCAAACGATCCGGTATTAAAACCTACTTCTATTTTGATCCGCCATTCTCTACACGTGATGGAATGGATGAAGTGTATGATAAGACAGTAGCTTTAATAGAAACGATCGAACCTGATGTCTGTGAGATGGTGATCGTGGAACATATGAGTAACCTTGAGATGCCAGAACAGATCGGTGCACTCACACAAACCAAACGTAAAAAGTTTGGTCGCAGTACGCTCACTTATTATCAACCTTCACTATAA
- a CDS encoding DUF2569 domain-containing protein, with amino-acid sequence MNENKELKGLGGWLILVGLGVVFAPVRLLIMLIPLYEPIFEDGMWEALTTIGSEAYHPLWGPLLIGEMAFNSIMIFASIYLIYLFFSKHYLFPKVYIAILLLSLIFIPLDSWLVTFILPDEPMFDPDTTKEFARTLIASIIWIPYMLVSKRVKATFVEKMPQQQIQPTSKSVS; translated from the coding sequence ATGAATGAAAATAAAGAATTAAAAGGACTTGGCGGCTGGCTGATCCTGGTTGGACTGGGAGTGGTTTTTGCTCCTGTCAGATTGTTAATCATGTTGATACCGCTTTATGAGCCGATCTTTGAAGACGGTATGTGGGAGGCATTGACCACCATTGGTTCAGAAGCATACCACCCACTCTGGGGACCATTGCTCATTGGTGAAATGGCATTCAATTCCATTATGATTTTTGCTTCGATATATCTCATTTATCTGTTCTTTTCAAAGCACTATCTGTTCCCAAAAGTCTACATTGCCATATTGCTACTATCGCTAATTTTTATACCATTAGATTCATGGCTGGTTACCTTTATTCTTCCTGATGAGCCCATGTTCGATCCGGATACTACCAAGGAGTTCGCACGTACTCTTATTGCTTCTATTATCTGGATACCGTATATGCTGGTTTCAAAACGTGTTAAAGCCACATTTGTTGAGAAAATGCCCCAGCAACAGATACAGCCGACTTCCAAAAGTGTCAGTTGA